DNA from Coriobacteriaceae bacterium:
ACGTTGGCATGAAGAAGGCTTACCAGCAGACCACCGACAGCACCACCAATCATGTTCCAGGCAAGAGCCTTCTTGTCGCGAAACAGGATGCCGTAGATGATGGGCTCACTCACGCGACCGAAGGCATAGGTGATGAACAAGTTCCAGCCCGTGGCTCGACTCTCCTTGTCCTTAGCGCGCAGGCCATAGGCGAGCGCGATGGCAAGCGTGGTGTAGGCTACAACCGCGGTGCCGGGGTATAAGATGGCGTCGTAACCGTTCTGGAGCGCGGCGGGCAATATGGCGGTATAGATCGGCACGTGCATGCCGGTGGCGATGATCAGATTCCAGAATGCGCCGATAACCGCGGTCGCAGCGGGACCGGCAACAGAGGCGAGCCAAATGATGAAATCGGCCACAAGGCCCATGACAAATTGGACGGCAGGGCCGCAGAGGCACAGCGCGACCGGCAACATCACGAGCACCGTACCCACGGGTACGATCAGAATGCGCAACATATCAGGCGAGATCTTCTTAAAGAAGCGCTCAACATAGGACTGGGCCCAGGTGATCAAGATGACCGGAAGAACAGCCTGGGTGTAGTTGACGAGCTGCATGGGGATGCCGAAGACGCTGAAAGGCTTTCCGTCCTCAACAATAGCGAGCATGTCGGGATAAATCATCACAACAGCGATGAGCAGTGCCAGCACAGGACTCGTTTTGAACTTCTTAGCCGAGCTATAGGCGGCAAACACCGGGAAGTAGTAATACGCCGCATCGCCCACCAGGGAAAGGATCCGATACAGGTCGCTCGTTTCGGACATAAAACCGGCGCCTTCGGGCCCAAACAGAATAACGAGCATCTTGAAGATACCGGCGACACAAAAGATCGGAAGGATCGGGGTGATAGCGCCGCTCACGGCATCGAGCAGCTGATTGAAGAGGTGCTTGGGCGCCAAGCGCTCCTTCCAGCTAAGCTGAGGGCCATCGAGTTCCTCGTCAATCGATACCGTGACCTCGAATCCGCCCTGCTTACAAACCTCGTCGTAGACCTTGTCGACCGTGGGCCCGACCACCAGCTGCACCTGCCCTCCGGCGTGCACGACGCTGATGATAGACGAGATGTCCTCAAGCTTCTCATCATTCGAGAGGCTTTCATCCTTGAGGTTGAAGCGCAGGCGCGTCATGCAATGCGTAACCGAAGCCACGTTTTCCGCCCCGCCCACAGTGGAGAGAATCTGCTCTGCCACCTTTTTGTAATTTGCCATCATTGGCTCCTTTGCACAATCTTGGCTTACTGTTCGAATCGGCAAAGGTCATGCCCCGAATGGCTACGGGTTACAATCCTTTTTTGGAGATGATCCGGTTGAGATGGATCATCAGATAGAGTTCCTCCTCCTCGGAGAGCGTGGCGTCCCACGTTTCACGACAATAGGAACCGATATGCTTCACGCACTCTGCCAACTGCGGAAACTCCTCACGAAAGTTCTTGTACATCTGCATGTTGGCGCTGTTCAGCGACTCGCCGGCTTGAATGCGCTTGAACAGGTACCGCAGATGCGTGGCGAAGCGGGTGAAATCAAAGGAATCGCGGTCGACAATAATGCGGAAATCGCTTTCGAGAATCTCGATAACGTCCTCGAGCATATCGTCGAACTGCTTTGCGGGCTCGGCCGTGGCTTTGACGGCTTCAACAACCCGTGCGTTCACGAGATTCATCGCAATACTGGCAATCTCATCCTTGGGAAGCCGCTCTCCGAGCTCCTTCTCGAGTCGCATGACGATAAACTGGGCAGCCTTGTATTCCTTCGGATACGTCTCCCGCACTTCATAGGCAAGAGGCATCGCGATGCGGACCCCCTTTTGGGCTCGCGCAACGGCAAACGACAGGTGATCAGCCATGAACAGCGTCGCATTGGTCGAGAGGTCGTAGGGCAGTTCGTTGGCAACGATGTCCATAACTTTCGCCGCAAACATCACGATATCCGAGGGAAGATCCCTCATGACATCTTGTCCTTTAGGATCAATGTCGTAAAACGTATGCTCGATTTTAGAAAGAGGGAGCTCTCGAGGAAAATCTCCGCCGAAACCGACGCCCCTGCCCATGGCGATGACATCTCGCCCCTGTCCGTCACGGCAAAGAACCGCGTTGTTGTTAAGCTTTTTAATTGCAAGCATGGTGAACCTCCTTTCAAGAACACTCACAGAAAAAGGCATGATAGCCAATAGCAGTGCTATTGCGGTCATGCCTTACGTAACAATCCGTGTTGTATTGCTCTTGGGCATGCCTCCACACAGGAGTAACAATCCAAGATGCAGAATGCATTATAGCGCTCTCCCCGCCCCGGGGACCATCGGGCTGGCGAACGGTAGATGTCGGCCCGCCAGCGGCCACATCGAGCAGATGGGCGTGCTTCGATCCCGAGCCTAGCCTAGGATGCGGGCCATGCGCGCCTTGAACTCGGACAGAAAGCGCGGGGCGTCCACGGTGAGTGCCACAAGCGCGCTCTTGTCGGGGTCGGACAGGCGATGCTCGTCGCAGATAGTGCGGCCGCGATACTCGCCGAGCAGGTCGACGCGCAAGTTGCAACCAAGTGCGCCCACGAGCGTGGGATCAATCGCCACGGCAACGGCAAGCGGATCGTGCAGCGCGCAGCCGCCCAGGTAAGGGGCGTTCATCTCGTACGAGCCAATGTAGTGCTCGACCATGCTCGCAAATGCGCAGCCCGCCATGGTGCCCGAGCCCGTCCAGCCGGCAATGTCGCGGCGTGTGAGCACCACGCGATGCGTCACGTCCAGACCCACCATGGTGAGCTTACGGCCCGAGCGCAGCACTGCGTCGGCTGCCTCGGGGTCGCTCGCCATATTGGCCTCGGCGCCCGCGCTCACGTTACCGGGCACGGTAAGGGCGCCGCCCATTACGACCACGCGGCCGATGGACATCATCGCCGCCGCATCGCGCTCCAGGGCGAGCGCCAGGTTGGAGAGCGGGCCAGTCGCTACGTAGACCAGATCGGGACCATAGGTGCGCGCGGCATCGATCAGATAATCGACCGCAGCGTTGCCGTCGGCCGAGGTCGCCCCCACCGGCTCGTAGGGCGACGCGGGCACGCTCGCGCCGCCGATGCCGTTCTTGCCGTGAATGAGCGCGGTGGACGCCGGCGGCGTATAGGGCTCAGTCGCCTGCAGAGGACGGTCGGCACCCAGGTACACCGGAACCTCGGGGCGACCCAGCAGATCGAGCACCGCCAGGCAGTTGTGCGCCGATTGCTCGACGCGCACGTTGCCAAAGCACGTGGTGATGCCCACGAGCTCCACCTCGGGGCTCGCGATGGCATAGGCCAGCGCCATCGCATCGTCCACACCCATATCCAGATCAAGGATCAGCTTCTTGATTGCCATTGTTCTACTCCGCTTCTCCGTCTTTATCGTTTAACTAAACCAATGTTCAACTTCGGCGCGCGTGGGAATCGATTGCTGAGCGCCCAGGCGCGACACCGTCACTGCCGAGGCGCGAGCACCCGCGGCCATGCACTCAAAGAGCGGCAAGCCCTCTAGGCGAGCCGCCGCCAACGCGCCGATAAACGTATCGCCGGCGGCCGTGGTATCGACTACCGTACTCGAAAGTGCCAGCATGCGCAGCAGCTCACCGCCATCGCCGAGCGTAACCGAGCCGGCACCGCCCAACGTGATGACCGCAGCGCCGGCGCCCTTGTCGAGCAGCGCATTGAGCGCGGCGACGCAACTCACATCATCCGTGGGCAGAATGCCCGTCAGAACCTGGCACTCGGTCTCGTTGGGACAGACCAGGTCGACCGCAGGCCAGACCTCCGCAGGCAGCTCGCAGGCAGGCGCCGGATTAAAGACCGTATAGAACCCCAGCCCATGAGCGCAAACAAGCGCCTCGGCCGTCGCTGCAAGGTCACATTCACCCTGGGCGATAAAGACGCTTCCGGCAGCCGGGGCAATCTCGCTGGCGTCGCCGTCGAGCTCATGGGCCACCAGACGCCTCAGCGCGCAGGCAACGTCCGCGCCCGCAAGCGCATGGTTGGCGCCCGGTGACAGTATGATGCGGTTGTCGCCCTCGCAGCGAATGATGGTCGCGGTACCGGTCTCCACGTCATCGCGAAGCGCCACGAACTCAACGCCCACGCCAGCATCCTGGAGCCCTGCCACAAGCGCATCGCCAAAGGTATCGCGCCCAACAGCGCCGATCATGCACGTGCGCGCACCCATGCGCGCAGCGGCGACGGCCTGGTTGGCGCCCTTACCGCCGGCGTTGGTGATAAAGCCGCTACCGCCGACGGTCTCGCCCGCGCGCGGCATGCGCTCGCACGCCACCGAAAGGTCCATGTTCATGCTGCCGAACACCGCAACGATGCCGCGATCTGCCATGGAAACCTCCTCATCTGCGGGCCTTATACCCACCGCCAGTCGTCGATCGTGCACTCTCGCACCCCCTATAACTTTAGTTCACTTTGATGTGGACGCGCGCTTGAGCTTGCGCCAGCAGCAAGCATTCACAGGAGCAGGCAGCTACAATGAAGGCGTGCTGATTATTCTCGTCATTGGATGATGTTTTATGGAACAATTCTCGCAATCGGGCTCGCGCGGTCGACGCCGCACGGGCAACGAGCCGGCGCCGCACGAACGCGTGAAGAGCGAACGCCGTGCCAACGAGCCGCGACGCACCGCGAGCCCCCATCGCACTTCTGCCAACAACGCGGGCCGCGCCAACACTCCCGCCGCGGAGCAGACGCCTGCTCGCCCCAAGTCCCGCTACATCCCTGCCCTTGACGGCCTGCGCACGCTTGCCGTCGTCGCGGTGGTGCTCTATCACCTCAACCTCACGTGGGCGCAGGGCGGTCTGCTCGGTGTCACGATTTTCTTTGTGCTTTCGGGCTATCTGATCACGCGCCTGCTGCTCAACGAAGTCGCTAAGACCGGACGCATCGACCTCAAGAGCTTCTGGATTCGCCGCATCCGTCGCCTGGTCCCCGCCGTGGTGACCGTCGTGGTGGTGACCTGCGCGCTGTGCACCATCTTTAACCACGTGATGCTCACCAAGATGCGCCCCGACATCCTGCCGTCGCTGCTGTTCTTCAACAACTGGTGGCAGATTGCCCAAAACGTCTCGTACTTCAATGCTCTGGGCGACCCCTCGCCACTCACGCACTTTTGGTCGCTTGCCATCGAGGAACAGTTCTACCTGATTTGGCCGCCACTGCTGTTTGCCATGGTATCCATGCATGTGAGCAAGCCCAACACGCGCCGCGTGGTTCTGGGCCTAGCTGCTGTCTCCGCCATCGCCATGATGGTGCTCTATAACCCTGCCGCCGACCCCAGCCGCGTGTACTACGGCACCGACACCCGTGTGTTCTCGCTGCTGCTGGGTGCCTGGATGGCCTTTATCCCCGATCGCGACCTGGCGCCGGTGCGTCTCGCTCGTCGTTTGGGGCTCAATCGCCTAGCTGGCGCCGCCAAGCACGGCAAGAACGCCGAGGGCAAGCCTGGCGAGAAGGCCGACGAAGCAGCCGAGACCGCCCCGGCACAGCCGAGCGCCCTCGTGCGCTTTTGGTCCTCGCCCGCATCCATCGATGTGTTGGGCCTCGTGGGTCTGGTTGGCCTTGCCGCCATGGTCGCGCTCACCAACGGCTACACCGCGTTCCAGTATCGCGGAGGCACGCTGCTGTGCTCCATCCTCACGCTCATGGTCATCGCGGCCTGCGTGCAGCCCCAGGGAATGGTTGCCCGTGCGCTGTCCGCCGAGCCGCTCGTGTGGATTGGCAAACGCTCGTACAGCATCTACCTGTGGCACTATCCGCTGCTGTTGCTCATGAACCCGGTCGCCAACATCAACGATACGCCCTGGTGGCAGTACATTTTGCAGGTGCTGCTGGTGGTCGCCGTAGCCGAGTGTTCCTATCGCTTTATCGAAACGCCATTTAGGAAGGGTGCCTTCGGCCGCACCGTCGCCGAATTCCGCGATGGCACCACCACGCCCGCCAACTGGGCACGCGCGCACGTCCCTGTCTGCGCAGCCTGCGCTGTCGTGTTGGTCGTTGCACTGGGCGGTCTGATCTTTGTGCCCGAGACGTCTGCGCTGAGCGGCGAGGGCGCCGAAGTTCTGAACAAGGAAGCCGAAAACACCGCGCCCACCGACCAGCAGGCGGCCGACGACACCGACAAGGACAACGACGGCTTCCCCGATGGCTCCTACGACCTGTTGATGATCGGTGACTCCGTGTCACTGCGCGCCGTTGATTCCTTTGACGGCGTGTTCCCGCACAGCCATATCGATGCCGAAAAGGGCCGCCAGTTTGATGCGGGCCGCGCGACATTTGAGGGCTATATCCAGCAGAACCTTGCCGGCAAGATCGTGGTCTTTGCCCTGGGCACCAACGGTTTGGTAACGGACGCCCAGGTCGACGCGATCATGGCCGACGCCGGCGAGCAGCGTATTGTCGTGTTTGTAAACACGCGTAGCCCGCAGCCGTGGGTCGGGTCCACGAACCAGGCCATCGCCAACGCCGCCACGCGCTACAAGAATGTACGCGTTATCGACTGGTACGGGCACAGCGCCAACCGCAACGACCTGTTCGACGGCGACGGCACGCACCTGTCGACTACCGGCGTGACCGAGTACCTCAACCTGATCCACGATGCGGTCATGAAAGACCTGCCCGTGCACCCCGAGGACCATGTCAACGATCCGCAGCCGGCAGCCGTCAAGTCCGCCGCCGACGCACTCGTCAATGCCCTCGCCTACAAGCCGCACAAGCTGGGCACCGACAAGTAACGCGCAGCAAAATCTGTTTACACCCGCAGGGGGCGTCGGCCGTGGCCGACGCCCCCTGCGGCAGTTAGGGGCGCTCCTTAACTACCGGCACCTGGAGGCACTCCTGGCGCGGCCAATGAAGACCTCTGCGGATGAATTCCAAGCCGCTCCGCCGCTCCAGACATCGTTTCCGCGCCTCGCGCCTGCCCCAAACAATCAAAACAAGCCCTTTTCGCCGCGACCTCAAAGGTCCGTGGGCAAAAAAGGGCAAATATGAGTACTGTTACCATTTTAGTCGCAGGCAAAACCACCCAAAAAGACGTCCGAGCATCCCCTACAACCCCCTAAAGCAGCCAACCTGACTGGTTTAAGGCGTATTGGAGCCAATTTAATGAACATACTATGGGTTATGTTCATTATCTTCTTGGATGTAAATGCTATTCACTTAGCAACAGTACTCATATTTGGCATTTTTTGCCCACTGCCATATAACTAACACTCTATAGCAGACAAAATACAGGCCGCAGCCCATGGCGGCGGCCTGTTAAGAACCAAAAGTGAGCGTTAAGCACTGTAGCCCATCGCTTGCAGCGCAAACATGACGACCGTCAGCACCGTAATCACGCCGATAGTCGCCCAAGTGAGCACGTTCCATACGCGGCCGTTGCGGTTGGCGCCCATAATGTGGCGATCCGCCGCGATAACCACCTGGAATACCAAGACTACGGGCAGCAGCACGCCGTTGATGACCTGCGAGGTCATCATAATCTGGAACAAATCGACGCCAGGCATGAGCACCAACACGGCAGAGATGCCAATGATAGCCGTAATGATGCCGCGGTAAACCGGGGCCTCGTCCCAGCTGCGGTCGGCGCCGCGCTCCCAACCAAATGCCTCGCAGATAGCACTCGACGTAACGCCCGGCAGCACGCAGGCGGCCAAGAAGCTCGCCGCGACCAGACCTGAGGCAAACAACACCGTGGACCACTGACCCGCGATGGGCTCCAGCGCGCGGGCGGCATCGGCGGCATCGCTAATCTGAATACCCGCCGGAAACAGCACCGTACCGGTCGTGATGATAATGAAGCCAGCAATGATATCAGCGGCGATCGAGCCGCTCACGGTATCAATACGCTGCAGCACGATGTCGTCCTCGCCCGCATTCTTATCGACCACGTTGTTCTGAGCCAAGAAGATCATCCACGGTGCGATGGTAGTACCGATCGTTGCGACCACGAGCGACACGTAGCTGGGATCGTTCTGAATATTGGGGACGACCAAGTCGACCGCGACCTCGCCCCAGTTGGGGCCGGCCATAAACGCGGCGACGATGTAGGTCACGAACACGCAGCTTACCAGCAGCAAAATCTTCTCGATGCGCTGGAAACTGCCCGACATGGTAAGCATCCACACCAGCAGCGCCACGAGCGGCACCGAGATGCTCGCCGGAACGCCAAACAGAGCAAGGCCACTCGCGATACCCGCGAACTCCGAGATGGTCACCGCCGTGTTGGCGATCAACAGCGCCGCCATGGCCAGCACGCTCTTGCGCACGCCAAAGCGCTCGCGAATGAGCGACGCCAGGCCCTTACCCGTGACGCATCCGCAGCGCGCCGCGGTCTCCTGCGTCACGATAAGCAGCACGGTCATGACGGGAAGCATCCAGAGCATCTTATAGCCATAGCTGGCGCCCGCGCTGGAATACGTGGCGATGCCGCCGGCGTCATTGCCCGAAAGTGCCGCCAGCAGACCGGGGCCCATGGCGCCAAAGATGGCGGCGATGGTCAGCTTTTGCTTGATGCTCGGCTTTTGCTTCGTATTTTGCACGCGACCACCTACCCCATGACCGACATGGTGAGCAGCACCGCGGCGATGCAGTACGCCACACACGAGATCATGACGGCGATGACGTTCATGGCAGTACCCGACGTATTGAGGTCGTGCTCATCGCGCCAGAACAGCATCATCAGATAAATCACAGCGCTCATGTTGCCAACCAGGCAAATGACGGCAGCGATGTTAAAGCAGCCGGTAAAGAGCTGCTCCTCAAACATGGTGGCATCGGGGAACGCGGCAGTGCGCACCAGCTGCGCGCACAGGTAAGTAACAAGCGAAAGGATCAGGCCCATACCCGTGCTCTGGAAGAAGAATCCCAGGTACGGTTTGGGCTCGTCGTCGTGACCGTCGTACTCGAGGAAGTAGTTCTTGACGAACGACACCATGCGCGAGGCAGCCAGCAGCACGAGCGGCATGGCGCACATGGGGAACACCACCAGATGCGCGGAGCCCAGCGCCGTCCCCAGCACGGTCGCCATAATGCACGAGGCGATGCCCCACACGACGACCCAGTACTGACGATGCACGAACCAGCTGAGCACGTTCGTCGAGTCGTCCGACGCGCTATCGCCCGAGCCGACACCGGCGATCTGCAGGTCCTCCTGATGCTCCTCGGCGATAACGTCCATGGCGTCGTCGAAGGTCACGATACCCAGGATATGACGGTTCTCGTCGCAGACAGGGATGGCAACCAGGTCGTACTTGGTCATCTCGTCCGTCACGTCTTCCTGGTCCTCGTCGGGCGACACGTAGACCAGATCGCGATAGGCGAGCTGGC
Protein-coding regions in this window:
- a CDS encoding acyltransferase, giving the protein MEQFSQSGSRGRRRTGNEPAPHERVKSERRANEPRRTASPHRTSANNAGRANTPAAEQTPARPKSRYIPALDGLRTLAVVAVVLYHLNLTWAQGGLLGVTIFFVLSGYLITRLLLNEVAKTGRIDLKSFWIRRIRRLVPAVVTVVVVTCALCTIFNHVMLTKMRPDILPSLLFFNNWWQIAQNVSYFNALGDPSPLTHFWSLAIEEQFYLIWPPLLFAMVSMHVSKPNTRRVVLGLAAVSAIAMMVLYNPAADPSRVYYGTDTRVFSLLLGAWMAFIPDRDLAPVRLARRLGLNRLAGAAKHGKNAEGKPGEKADEAAETAPAQPSALVRFWSSPASIDVLGLVGLVGLAAMVALTNGYTAFQYRGGTLLCSILTLMVIAACVQPQGMVARALSAEPLVWIGKRSYSIYLWHYPLLLLMNPVANINDTPWWQYILQVLLVVAVAECSYRFIETPFRKGAFGRTVAEFRDGTTTPANWARAHVPVCAACAVVLVVALGGLIFVPETSALSGEGAEVLNKEAENTAPTDQQAADDTDKDNDGFPDGSYDLLMIGDSVSLRAVDSFDGVFPHSHIDAEKGRQFDAGRATFEGYIQQNLAGKIVVFALGTNGLVTDAQVDAIMADAGEQRIVVFVNTRSPQPWVGSTNQAIANAATRYKNVRVIDWYGHSANRNDLFDGDGTHLSTTGVTEYLNLIHDAVMKDLPVHPEDHVNDPQPAAVKSAADALVNALAYKPHKLGTDK
- a CDS encoding PTS transporter subunit EIIC, coding for MANYKKVAEQILSTVGGAENVASVTHCMTRLRFNLKDESLSNDEKLEDISSIISVVHAGGQVQLVVGPTVDKVYDEVCKQGGFEVTVSIDEELDGPQLSWKERLAPKHLFNQLLDAVSGAITPILPIFCVAGIFKMLVILFGPEGAGFMSETSDLYRILSLVGDAAYYYFPVFAAYSSAKKFKTSPVLALLIAVVMIYPDMLAIVEDGKPFSVFGIPMQLVNYTQAVLPVILITWAQSYVERFFKKISPDMLRILIVPVGTVLVMLPVALCLCGPAVQFVMGLVADFIIWLASVAGPAATAVIGAFWNLIIATGMHVPIYTAILPAALQNGYDAILYPGTAVVAYTTLAIALAYGLRAKDKESRATGWNLFITYAFGRVSEPIIYGILFRDKKALAWNMIGGAVGGLLVSLLHANVYIFTGVGFPWMNVLMFAQDIIPGTIGCLAGGAVTFALAMIFGFEGQEKMPLKSKNGDSEAVESVEA
- a CDS encoding nucleoside hydrolase; the protein is MAIKKLILDLDMGVDDAMALAYAIASPEVELVGITTCFGNVRVEQSAHNCLAVLDLLGRPEVPVYLGADRPLQATEPYTPPASTALIHGKNGIGGASVPASPYEPVGATSADGNAAVDYLIDAARTYGPDLVYVATGPLSNLALALERDAAAMMSIGRVVVMGGALTVPGNVSAGAEANMASDPEAADAVLRSGRKLTMVGLDVTHRVVLTRRDIAGWTGSGTMAGCAFASMVEHYIGSYEMNAPYLGGCALHDPLAVAVAIDPTLVGALGCNLRVDLLGEYRGRTICDEHRLSDPDKSALVALTVDAPRFLSEFKARMARILG
- a CDS encoding PRD domain-containing protein; the encoded protein is MLAIKKLNNNAVLCRDGQGRDVIAMGRGVGFGGDFPRELPLSKIEHTFYDIDPKGQDVMRDLPSDIVMFAAKVMDIVANELPYDLSTNATLFMADHLSFAVARAQKGVRIAMPLAYEVRETYPKEYKAAQFIVMRLEKELGERLPKDEIASIAMNLVNARVVEAVKATAEPAKQFDDMLEDVIEILESDFRIIVDRDSFDFTRFATHLRYLFKRIQAGESLNSANMQMYKNFREEFPQLAECVKHIGSYCRETWDATLSEEEELYLMIHLNRIISKKGL
- a CDS encoding Nramp family divalent metal transporter, producing the protein MGPGLLAALSGNDAGGIATYSSAGASYGYKMLWMLPVMTVLLIVTQETAARCGCVTGKGLASLIRERFGVRKSVLAMAALLIANTAVTISEFAGIASGLALFGVPASISVPLVALLVWMLTMSGSFQRIEKILLLVSCVFVTYIVAAFMAGPNWGEVAVDLVVPNIQNDPSYVSLVVATIGTTIAPWMIFLAQNNVVDKNAGEDDIVLQRIDTVSGSIAADIIAGFIIITTGTVLFPAGIQISDAADAARALEPIAGQWSTVLFASGLVAASFLAACVLPGVTSSAICEAFGWERGADRSWDEAPVYRGIITAIIGISAVLVLMPGVDLFQIMMTSQVINGVLLPVVLVFQVVIAADRHIMGANRNGRVWNVLTWATIGVITVLTVVMFALQAMGYSA
- a CDS encoding ribokinase translates to MADRGIVAVFGSMNMDLSVACERMPRAGETVGGSGFITNAGGKGANQAVAAARMGARTCMIGAVGRDTFGDALVAGLQDAGVGVEFVALRDDVETGTATIIRCEGDNRIILSPGANHALAGADVACALRRLVAHELDGDASEIAPAAGSVFIAQGECDLAATAEALVCAHGLGFYTVFNPAPACELPAEVWPAVDLVCPNETECQVLTGILPTDDVSCVAALNALLDKGAGAAVITLGGAGSVTLGDGGELLRMLALSSTVVDTTAAGDTFIGALAAARLEGLPLFECMAAGARASAVTVSRLGAQQSIPTRAEVEHWFS